The following coding sequences are from one Bradyrhizobium sp. 200 window:
- a CDS encoding nucleotide sugar dehydrogenase, protein MTDKHSELLTRLKQKSAKIGVIGLGYVGLPLMLRYCEVGYNVIGFDVDQSKVESLRNSRSYIEHIRSENLARFVGRNLEATTDLSRVAEVDALILCVPTPLSKHREPDLSFVLRTMDSVLPYLHPGMVLSLESTTYPGTTDEELKPRIETRGFRVGEDIFLVFSPEREDPGNPNFSTQTIPKVCGGCTGKCLEAGIALYSEVVDRVVPVSSTRAAELTKLLENIHRSVNIGLVNEMKIVADKMGIDLHEVIRAAATKPFGFVPYYPGPGIGGHCIPIDPFYLTWKAREYGVHTRFIELAGEINSSMPDYVVSKVVDGLNERRKSVNGSNILVLGIAYKKNVDDSRESPSVIMMERLRDLGANVSYSDPHIPSFPAMRAHHFALSSVALSPEAIAGFDCVLLATDHDKFDYELIRSHAQLLVDCRGRFLEAASNIIRA, encoded by the coding sequence GTGACTGACAAGCATTCCGAACTGCTCACGAGGTTGAAGCAAAAGTCCGCGAAGATCGGTGTTATTGGTCTCGGATATGTCGGCCTTCCACTTATGCTTCGCTATTGCGAAGTGGGCTACAACGTCATCGGCTTCGACGTCGACCAGTCGAAGGTGGAGTCCCTCCGCAATAGCCGATCCTACATCGAACATATCCGTTCCGAAAATCTTGCACGTTTTGTCGGTCGCAATCTCGAAGCGACGACGGATCTTTCGCGTGTGGCCGAGGTCGACGCGCTCATTCTTTGTGTGCCGACGCCGCTGAGCAAGCACCGTGAGCCGGATCTGAGCTTCGTTCTGCGCACCATGGATTCGGTTTTGCCGTACTTGCATCCCGGCATGGTGCTCTCGCTGGAAAGCACGACTTATCCCGGAACAACGGATGAGGAATTGAAGCCGCGGATCGAGACGCGAGGCTTCAGGGTTGGCGAGGACATCTTTCTTGTTTTCTCGCCCGAACGGGAAGATCCTGGAAATCCGAATTTTTCGACGCAAACCATTCCGAAAGTGTGTGGCGGCTGCACTGGCAAGTGTTTGGAGGCCGGAATTGCTCTTTACAGCGAGGTTGTCGATCGCGTTGTCCCCGTCAGTTCGACGCGCGCAGCCGAATTGACGAAGCTTCTGGAAAATATTCACCGCTCGGTCAACATCGGTCTCGTCAATGAAATGAAAATCGTGGCGGACAAGATGGGTATTGACCTTCACGAGGTCATACGCGCTGCCGCAACCAAGCCGTTCGGCTTCGTTCCGTACTATCCCGGCCCAGGGATCGGCGGCCACTGCATCCCGATCGATCCGTTCTATCTGACCTGGAAGGCGCGCGAGTACGGCGTTCACACCCGCTTTATCGAGCTTGCCGGCGAAATCAACTCTTCGATGCCGGACTATGTCGTATCGAAGGTGGTGGATGGGCTTAACGAACGAAGGAAGTCCGTCAATGGCAGCAATATCCTGGTGCTTGGGATTGCCTACAAGAAGAACGTGGATGATTCGCGAGAGTCGCCTTCAGTTATTATGATGGAGCGCTTGCGGGATCTCGGCGCCAACGTTTCCTACAGTGATCCCCATATTCCTTCTTTTCCGGCGATGCGAGCGCATCATTTCGCCCTTTCGAGCGTGGCGCTTTCGCCTGAAGCCATTGCTGGCTTCGATTGCGTGCTGCTTGCGACCGATCATGACAAATTTGACTATGAGCTTATCAGGTCTCACGCCCAACTGCTCGTTGATTGCCGGGGAAGATTTCTTGAAGCTGCGTCCAACATAATTCGAGCGTGA